The nucleotide window AAGCTCATACCCAATGGCCACATTGTCAATGTCCACCAAAGAAGTGATAATCATAATTGGCACCTTGATCCCTGACTCTTTTACATAGCGGATAATCTCATGGCCACTAACCTCAGGAACCTTGATGTCTAAAATTAACAGATAATAGGTTTTTTCATAAATACTATCGAGGGCATCCGCGCCATTATCAAAATCATCCACCTCGAAACCCAACATCTCAAGGTATTCCTTAATACTTTCACGATAATTGTAGTCATCTTCAAGCAAAAGAATCTTCATGAATATCCCCAGAGGTTGATGTGCGCTTTAGGCGCCAGTAAAGGTCTGGCCAGCGTAAATAATGTAGTATCGTAGCAGAAAAACACCCAAAAGAACAATCATGGCATTGGCCACAATAAAGCCCATGCGATACACATGGCTGCGCAGTGCAGTCAGGGCAATAACCAAGGGGGTTAGCAGTCCAACACCCACGACTCCACCCCAAAAAATCCACGCCAAATACCCTTCACTAAGAGCCGCCTTAGCTGCCTCCATGCCCCCTTCTCCACTGTAAAACATGCCAAGGAAAAGCATGACAATAAGAGGAATCTCACTCATTACTGCCCGCATGTCCAAAACCAAAAGGTACTTCACACTCTCAGGATTAATAGAGCTTTTAAAAAATAAAAGTCCTACTAAAATATTGGATGCAATCCCTGCTGAAATACCTGAAGTTAAAAACAAAATGGGCAAAATAGGATTATTCCACATAGGCACCGCTTGAATTGCTGAGAGCAAAAATCCCGTATAAGCCCCCACTCCCAAGGCAAAGGTAAACAAAAAATATTCTAACTCTTTGGCACGATGGGAAAATGAACGTATAAACATCACAAGAGGCAAAAATAGGCGCAATAGTTTGTGGCGCTTAACTGTTTCCTCAAAAATCATCAAAGTAAACAGCAAAGAGAGCGGGGTATAAATAAGCAAAATAATAATACCAAGAGACATGACAGACGTAGGATTATAATAAACAAGCAACCAAAAAAACGAAAGGGGCTTTCCTAAATCCAAAATAAGTAACATGAGCCCCAAGATAATTGCCCCAGGAGCAATCAGTGCACCCGCCTTTACCATGGCATCCCAGATGGAGTTCGTGTTGCGCTCATGGCGACTCCACTTCACTAAAAGCGCCACGAGCATTGAACCCGCGCTCAGTCCTGCCAAAAACAGATACACTGCAATAGGCCATGGCCAATGGATGACCTCGTGTTGCGCCATACTCCCCCACATATTACTCATAGCGCAATCCTTTTTTATTGGGAATGATGGCTACTTTTGGCTTTGTGCCAAGATGGGATTGTGGATAAAAACTAAAGGAGTTTTTGAGTTTTTGGGTCACAGGACTATGGGGGTCGTTCATGTCTCCAAATACAAGCGCATCTGTCGGACAAACT belongs to Sulfurospirillum tamanense and includes:
- a CDS encoding response regulator transcription factor, producing MKILLLEDDYNYRESIKEYLEMLGFEVDDFDNGADALDSIYEKTYYLLILDIKVPEVSGHEIIRYVKESGIKVPIMIITSLVDIDNVAIGYEL
- the nrfD gene encoding NrfD/PsrC family molybdoenzyme membrane anchor subunit, with the protein product MSNMWGSMAQHEVIHWPWPIAVYLFLAGLSAGSMLVALLVKWSRHERNTNSIWDAMVKAGALIAPGAIILGLMLLILDLGKPLSFFWLLVYYNPTSVMSLGIIILLIYTPLSLLFTLMIFEETVKRHKLLRLFLPLVMFIRSFSHRAKELEYFLFTFALGVGAYTGFLLSAIQAVPMWNNPILPILFLTSGISAGIASNILVGLLFFKSSINPESVKYLLVLDMRAVMSEIPLIVMLFLGMFYSGEGGMEAAKAALSEGYLAWIFWGGVVGVGLLTPLVIALTALRSHVYRMGFIVANAMIVLLGVFLLRYYIIYAGQTFTGA